In Nitratidesulfovibrio sp., the following are encoded in one genomic region:
- a CDS encoding PilZ domain-containing protein: MYPFDASLDACVSGAGQMLSFHPAAHAGKVYLLVNEGATVMKLHIGEFMRVQLLGVSQYAKYNTKHVVKDVGIRYSSIDRCEWICSQHEKRKTLRKGVSIDSVVRIEKGYNDIFYTAAIVKNISLCGMRLEVHSKSIDEHSGMEHIRNIDVVLKFPSGCEVLIFKCDVRYVEISGVMVVGAEFVLPDEVTLRHVVRFLLTSSCQKVSRLDTCRSSLQMSGFPTGVPV, from the coding sequence GTGTATCCTTTTGATGCAAGCTTGGATGCGTGCGTGTCCGGCGCTGGGCAGATGTTGAGTTTTCACCCTGCAGCGCATGCAGGCAAAGTGTATTTACTTGTGAATGAGGGTGCTACTGTTATGAAGCTACACATTGGTGAATTCATGCGTGTGCAACTGTTGGGAGTATCTCAATATGCAAAATATAATACGAAGCATGTCGTAAAAGATGTTGGCATTCGCTATTCTTCTATTGATAGGTGCGAATGGATTTGCAGCCAACATGAGAAGAGGAAAACGCTTAGAAAAGGAGTATCGATAGATTCTGTAGTAAGAATAGAAAAAGGGTATAATGACATTTTCTATACAGCAGCGATAGTTAAAAATATATCGTTGTGCGGAATGCGTCTTGAAGTTCATTCCAAAAGCATTGATGAACATTCAGGAATGGAACACATAAGAAACATTGATGTTGTATTGAAATTTCCAAGTGGATGTGAGGTGTTAATATTCAAATGCGACGTTCGTTATGTTGAAATTTCAGGGGTAATGGTGGTGGGTGCAGAGTTTGTATTGCCAGACGAAGTAACATTGCGGCATGTAGTCCGGTTTTTGCTGACATCGTCATGCCAGAAGGTATCGCGACTAGATACATGTCGATCGTCTTTACAGATGTCGGGTTTCCCGACAGGCGTGCCCGTCTGA
- a CDS encoding tetratricopeptide repeat protein produces MLSALLCGCGSDRSDDFLTEGRKLMEQGNPGGAVVFFKNALENNPGDYGMHLELGKAYLKLGKFNLAEVELQKCYRQQPGDPGLNLALGELYVKRSNPDAAQTHLAQFESSVGATAASREFTGVALYQQKHSDEARHALEQSIELDPSRVSSRLVLARLHQARGDLAAARAVTDKAVEVAPTSIEALKQKADLFMQQGDMEQALATFRQVTAQYPHEEYSRYMVGALLLQTGKVEEARAALDAMRLDFKDSSLAFLLGGMLASQEHDYAEAVTLFQRSVALRPSVDGYFKLGVALYAKGDLEIALSQFQRILDVAPRHSAARRMVATTLLRQKRTGEAIEEARRLLADHPGDAAAHLLLANAYLAEGDTSGAEKEFEASLAIDSGQIGALLQISALRQSVGRMDEALEDLKMAVVVAPASLAARNAIYSFYLARGDLAKAEVVVREGLNGTPQDAVLYSMLVPLHAREKDDAKALDAIAKAHVADPGFAEAYMLGARLHAAAGRNGQALAECDAYLAYAPDAQGFLVASGALLDLLGRTEEADARYARALLGKNPRVVLLAATREAAAGRPEKSRKLLEAALAVHDMESLREALAVLYVRSSQPDKAIALYDALEITRPHEAAIGRYRLLMSLGKNEDAVAVGRKMMQREPASPLGAILVATAFESMGKRKDGLRELDAAYNHVPSPDLLVAMGGMSERDGDPVKAETYYRKALKLKGDSPAMMALAGLHMRRNELAPAIELYSSVVSLQPDNVVALNNLAMAYSRKNGEQRRALQLSLQAYMRSPDSVDVLDTLGTCLMLNDRADDASRAFTRAVALWPENPTLRYRLAESHFKAGRKEQAAEHARVALTATDFPEAGKARELLGKAGN; encoded by the coding sequence ATGCTCTCCGCGTTGTTGTGTGGCTGCGGTTCCGATCGTAGCGACGATTTTCTCACAGAGGGACGTAAGCTCATGGAACAGGGCAACCCCGGCGGAGCGGTCGTCTTTTTCAAAAATGCCCTGGAAAATAATCCGGGTGATTACGGGATGCATCTGGAACTTGGGAAAGCATATCTCAAGCTTGGCAAGTTCAATCTTGCGGAGGTGGAACTGCAGAAGTGCTACCGTCAGCAACCCGGTGATCCGGGACTCAACCTTGCTCTGGGTGAGCTGTATGTGAAACGCAGCAATCCGGATGCTGCCCAGACGCATCTGGCGCAGTTCGAGTCGTCCGTGGGCGCTACCGCCGCATCGCGCGAATTCACGGGGGTTGCCCTGTATCAGCAGAAGCACAGCGATGAGGCCCGGCATGCACTGGAACAATCCATCGAGCTTGATCCTTCGCGTGTCTCGTCCCGGCTTGTTCTTGCCAGGCTGCACCAGGCCCGCGGCGATCTTGCGGCGGCACGGGCGGTTACCGACAAGGCCGTGGAAGTTGCTCCCACCAGCATCGAAGCGCTGAAGCAAAAGGCCGACCTGTTCATGCAGCAGGGCGACATGGAGCAGGCGCTTGCCACCTTCCGGCAGGTGACCGCGCAGTATCCGCACGAAGAATATTCCCGTTACATGGTGGGCGCCTTGCTGCTGCAGACGGGCAAGGTGGAGGAAGCGCGCGCCGCCCTGGACGCCATGCGCCTGGATTTCAAGGACAGTTCGCTCGCTTTCCTGTTGGGGGGCATGCTGGCTTCACAGGAGCACGACTACGCCGAAGCGGTGACGCTGTTTCAGCGTAGCGTGGCCTTGCGGCCAAGCGTTGACGGCTACTTCAAGCTGGGAGTCGCCCTGTACGCCAAAGGTGATCTGGAAATCGCCCTCAGCCAGTTTCAGAGGATTCTGGATGTAGCGCCCCGCCATTCTGCCGCACGCCGCATGGTGGCCACGACCCTGTTGCGGCAGAAGCGCACCGGCGAGGCTATCGAGGAAGCCAGACGTCTGCTTGCCGACCATCCCGGCGATGCGGCGGCCCATTTGCTGCTCGCCAACGCATACCTGGCCGAAGGCGACACCTCTGGGGCCGAAAAGGAGTTCGAGGCAAGCCTGGCCATCGATTCCGGACAGATCGGTGCATTATTGCAGATCAGTGCGTTGCGGCAGTCCGTAGGCCGCATGGATGAGGCGCTGGAGGACCTGAAAATGGCGGTGGTTGTCGCCCCGGCCAGTTTGGCGGCGCGCAATGCCATCTACAGCTTCTATCTGGCCCGTGGCGATCTCGCCAAGGCCGAGGTTGTGGTGCGTGAAGGCCTGAACGGCACCCCGCAGGACGCGGTGCTTTACAGCATGCTGGTGCCGCTTCATGCGCGCGAGAAGGACGACGCCAAGGCCCTGGATGCCATCGCCAAGGCGCATGTCGCAGATCCTGGCTTTGCCGAGGCCTACATGCTCGGCGCGCGCCTGCACGCGGCTGCGGGCAGAAACGGGCAGGCGCTGGCGGAATGTGATGCCTATCTTGCCTATGCTCCTGATGCACAAGGTTTTCTTGTGGCTTCTGGCGCGCTGCTGGACCTGCTTGGCCGTACAGAGGAGGCCGATGCGCGCTACGCGCGGGCGCTGCTTGGCAAGAACCCCCGGGTGGTGCTGCTGGCGGCCACCCGAGAGGCGGCTGCCGGGCGACCGGAAAAGAGCAGGAAACTGCTTGAAGCGGCGCTTGCGGTTCATGACATGGAGTCGCTGCGAGAGGCGTTGGCCGTGCTGTACGTGCGCTCCAGCCAGCCAGACAAGGCCATTGCGCTGTACGACGCACTTGAAATCACCAGGCCACACGAGGCAGCCATCGGCAGATACCGCCTGCTGATGTCGCTCGGCAAGAATGAGGATGCAGTGGCCGTGGGCCGCAAGATGATGCAGCGCGAACCTGCGTCGCCCCTCGGAGCCATACTGGTGGCCACGGCCTTCGAAAGCATGGGCAAGCGGAAGGATGGGCTGCGCGAGCTGGATGCCGCCTATAACCATGTGCCGTCACCGGATCTGCTTGTCGCCATGGGTGGCATGAGCGAACGCGACGGCGATCCCGTGAAGGCAGAGACATACTACCGCAAGGCCCTGAAACTGAAGGGCGACAGCCCCGCCATGATGGCCCTTGCAGGGCTGCACATGCGCCGCAACGAGTTGGCCCCGGCCATTGAATTGTACAGCAGCGTCGTATCGCTGCAACCGGACAATGTCGTGGCGCTGAACAACCTCGCCATGGCCTATTCGCGCAAGAACGGCGAGCAGCGACGGGCATTGCAGCTGTCACTCCAGGCGTACATGCGTTCGCCCGACAGCGTGGACGTGCTGGATACGCTGGGCACCTGCCTCATGCTCAACGACAGGGCGGACGATGCCTCGCGCGCATTCACGCGGGCCGTGGCCCTGTGGCCCGAAAACCCGACGCTGCGCTACCGCCTTGCCGAGTCGCACTTCAAGGCCGGACGCAAGGAACAGGCTGCGGAGCATGCCCGCGTGGCGCTTACGGCAACGGATTTTCCCGAGGCGGGCAAGGCGCGTGAACTGCTTGGCAAGGCAGGTAACTAG
- a CDS encoding TIGR03013 family XrtA/PEP-CTERM system glycosyltransferase gives MLDAPVMRLLRDSVWLLLALGFGLVPAFASFGIRGIPPAPDMLVLAAVVLLCVHGVERLDPPAAREAGLFRTAAAVLAASVVLYALNVGQGVLFRHETQGLAVLVWFALLRGACIVLSGYWRFFPSLAPGVLVLGSGEGLRAMRQLVASTDGRYRLKGVIPCASEERAGAWAGRCGPVDPAAALDAAMRAALAGDGLVAVVRREKVRIIVVCLAERRGTFPVDAVLRCRMAGVEVLDSSSFYERVTRKLYIENMTPSWLIFAPGFRISRWRNAMKRLADIVLALLALAVVGPFLPLVALAVRLESAGPVFFRQVRVGRGGREFVIFKFRTMRDGAERDTGPVWARIGDSRVTPLGAMLRRFRIDELAQLANVLRGDMSFIGPRPERPEFVEGLSRDIPFYSERHAVKPGLTGWAQVRYPYGASREDALEKLRYDLYYIKNGSWKLDVEILFRTLGVILLGYGAR, from the coding sequence ATGCTTGATGCTCCGGTCATGCGGCTGCTGCGCGATTCGGTCTGGCTGCTGCTGGCGCTGGGTTTTGGCCTTGTGCCTGCCTTTGCCAGCTTCGGCATCAGGGGCATCCCCCCCGCGCCGGACATGCTGGTACTGGCGGCGGTGGTGCTGCTGTGCGTCCATGGCGTGGAGAGGCTGGACCCGCCCGCAGCGCGTGAGGCTGGTCTTTTCCGGACCGCCGCAGCCGTGCTTGCAGCATCCGTAGTGCTGTATGCGCTGAACGTGGGGCAGGGGGTGCTGTTCCGGCACGAAACGCAAGGGCTTGCCGTGCTGGTCTGGTTTGCCCTGTTGCGTGGCGCCTGCATCGTGCTTTCTGGCTATTGGCGGTTTTTTCCGTCGCTGGCACCCGGGGTGCTGGTGCTCGGCAGCGGCGAGGGCCTGCGCGCCATGCGTCAACTGGTGGCGTCAACCGATGGCCGCTACCGGCTCAAGGGGGTCATTCCCTGCGCCAGTGAAGAGCGCGCCGGGGCCTGGGCGGGCCGCTGCGGGCCGGTGGACCCCGCTGCCGCGCTAGATGCCGCGATGCGTGCGGCTCTTGCGGGTGACGGGCTTGTCGCCGTCGTCCGGCGCGAAAAGGTGCGGATCATTGTCGTCTGTCTTGCCGAACGGCGCGGCACCTTTCCCGTCGATGCCGTGCTGCGCTGCCGCATGGCGGGGGTCGAGGTGTTGGATTCCTCCAGTTTCTACGAACGCGTGACCCGCAAGCTGTACATAGAGAACATGACGCCGAGCTGGCTCATTTTCGCGCCGGGGTTTCGCATCTCGCGGTGGCGCAACGCCATGAAGCGTCTGGCGGATATCGTGCTGGCGCTGCTGGCGCTTGCCGTCGTCGGGCCGTTCCTGCCGCTGGTGGCGCTGGCGGTCAGGCTCGAGTCCGCGGGACCGGTGTTTTTCCGGCAGGTGCGGGTAGGGCGAGGAGGCCGTGAATTCGTCATTTTCAAGTTTCGGACCATGCGTGACGGGGCGGAAAGGGACACCGGCCCCGTGTGGGCACGCATAGGCGACAGCCGTGTGACACCGCTGGGGGCCATGCTGCGCCGGTTCCGCATCGACGAGCTTGCGCAACTCGCCAATGTGCTGCGGGGCGACATGAGCTTCATCGGTCCACGTCCGGAGCGTCCCGAATTCGTGGAAGGCCTGAGCCGCGACATTCCGTTTTATTCGGAGCGGCACGCGGTAAAGCCGGGCCTCACCGGCTGGGCGCAGGTCCGGTACCCCTACGGCGCGAGCAGGGAGGATGCGTTGGAAAAGCTGCGGTACGACCTCTACTACATCAAGAACGGTTCATGGAAATTGGATGTGGAGATACTTTTCAGGACACTTGGCGTCATACTTCTAGGTTACGGAGCGAGATGA
- a CDS encoding polysaccharide biosynthesis/export family protein, with product MKALRIILMALTVACTASFGMCADYIIDIGDVLHVHVWGEKELDVQTNVRPDGKITLPGVGDVDAAGNTTVQLQERIAETLGTIVRDPMVTVSVSTSHNNAVVVHGAGVKPGVVPLEGRTTLLQLLTRIAPESTADLDAATLTRNGTVMMTGFRDLYERGATAADMNLMGGDRIFVPFREKWNVYVIGAVEKPMAIPHHEGMTMLEAVLAAGGFTRFADRNQTEIVRDTKGQRQVMRVRAGDLIDKGDLGENRLLMPGDYVIAKKGLF from the coding sequence ATGAAAGCGCTGCGCATTATTTTAATGGCGTTGACTGTCGCATGTACGGCAAGTTTTGGCATGTGTGCCGACTACATTATAGATATAGGTGATGTCCTGCATGTGCATGTGTGGGGTGAGAAAGAACTTGATGTGCAGACAAATGTACGCCCTGACGGAAAAATAACGCTTCCCGGCGTGGGTGATGTGGATGCTGCCGGAAATACCACGGTGCAGCTGCAGGAAAGAATTGCAGAAACACTCGGCACAATTGTCCGTGATCCCATGGTGACCGTATCCGTCAGCACCTCGCACAACAATGCCGTGGTGGTGCACGGAGCGGGTGTCAAGCCGGGGGTCGTGCCGCTTGAGGGGCGGACAACGTTGTTGCAGTTGCTGACGCGCATCGCGCCCGAAAGCACGGCGGATCTCGATGCCGCCACGCTTACACGCAACGGCACCGTGATGATGACCGGATTCCGTGATCTCTACGAGCGCGGGGCAACCGCCGCCGACATGAACCTGATGGGGGGCGACCGGATCTTCGTGCCCTTTCGGGAAAAGTGGAATGTCTACGTCATAGGGGCTGTCGAAAAACCGATGGCCATCCCCCACCACGAAGGCATGACCATGCTTGAGGCAGTGCTTGCCGCGGGTGGCTTCACCCGGTTTGCCGATCGCAACCAGACAGAGATTGTCCGCGACACGAAAGGGCAGCGGCAGGTCATGCGCGTGCGTGCGGGCGACCTTATCGACAAGGGCGACCTTGGCGAGAACAGGCTGTTGATGCCGGGGGACTATGTCATCGCGAAAAAGGGGCTCTTCTAG
- a CDS encoding XrtA system polysaccharide chain length determinant, with protein sequence MPPEGQRQERSCAPAAEGPDIRRHLALLRERAVPFCIITVVVTLLGVAASYVLPKRYQANSTVSIEQNVISDFVKGIAITPSLEAKMRIIKVSVLSRRTLLQVIQDLDMDLDAKGDDLERLIETTRNNVDIGHDEKKGLFYIHYVNSSPVRARDFVNTLTRRYIEESTASKREESYEATRFLSDQIAVFQKRIDTAQQGIDEFKSDKGLILSLNENILREEIKETEHRLGETRIRKNERLAQLNIMEHSSSGGGKLAEKEATYRAMLRTYTERHPDMVRARNEIEAMRVGPPSGGGRTASLEYQRVKVELDALTEMERAQLELLEKDKRLLQELPAVQTELKVLEQTRQNEMLIYEQLVARYGQSEVSKQMELQDKAVSFRIIEPAILPLVHKFPNRPLIMIGSIFFGMALAAGSIVAHDIAVRRVRSLEDLTSLGCQVLGVLPRIETLRDTALLRRRAWAMGITAVILLLVSVLALAEYLGFHGVDSLFARIRASLFNSI encoded by the coding sequence ATGCCGCCGGAAGGGCAACGCCAGGAGAGATCGTGTGCGCCTGCGGCAGAGGGGCCGGATATTCGGCGCCACCTGGCCCTGCTGCGCGAACGAGCCGTGCCGTTCTGCATCATCACCGTGGTCGTCACCCTGCTTGGCGTTGCCGCAAGCTATGTGCTGCCCAAAAGGTATCAGGCCAACTCCACCGTCTCCATCGAGCAGAACGTCATCAGCGACTTCGTCAAGGGCATTGCCATCACCCCTTCACTTGAAGCCAAGATGCGCATCATCAAGGTTTCGGTGCTCAGCCGTCGGACGCTGCTCCAGGTCATTCAGGACCTGGACATGGACCTCGATGCCAAGGGTGATGATCTGGAACGGCTCATAGAGACTACCCGCAACAACGTCGATATCGGGCACGACGAGAAAAAGGGGCTGTTCTACATCCACTATGTGAATTCCTCGCCCGTGCGGGCGCGCGACTTCGTGAACACCCTGACCCGGCGCTACATCGAGGAAAGCACGGCCTCCAAGCGCGAGGAATCGTACGAGGCCACCCGCTTTCTGTCCGACCAGATAGCGGTGTTCCAGAAGCGCATCGACACGGCGCAGCAGGGCATAGACGAATTCAAGTCGGACAAGGGGCTCATACTCAGCCTCAACGAGAACATCCTGCGCGAGGAAATCAAGGAAACGGAACACCGCCTTGGAGAAACGCGCATCCGCAAGAACGAGCGCCTCGCCCAGTTGAACATCATGGAGCACTCCTCGTCCGGCGGCGGGAAGCTGGCGGAGAAGGAGGCCACCTATCGGGCCATGTTGCGCACCTACACGGAACGCCACCCTGACATGGTGCGGGCGCGCAACGAGATAGAGGCCATGCGCGTCGGGCCGCCATCGGGTGGCGGGCGCACGGCCAGCCTTGAATACCAGCGGGTCAAGGTCGAACTGGACGCGCTTACGGAAATGGAGCGCGCCCAGCTTGAATTGCTGGAAAAGGACAAGCGGCTGCTGCAGGAACTGCCGGCCGTCCAGACGGAACTGAAGGTTCTCGAACAGACCCGCCAGAACGAGATGCTGATCTACGAGCAACTGGTTGCGCGCTACGGGCAGTCCGAAGTGTCGAAACAGATGGAGTTGCAGGACAAGGCCGTCAGCTTCCGCATCATTGAGCCGGCCATTCTGCCGCTGGTGCACAAGTTCCCCAACCGGCCGCTGATCATGATCGGGTCCATCTTCTTCGGCATGGCCCTGGCCGCCGGGAGCATCGTCGCCCACGATATCGCCGTGCGCCGCGTGCGCTCCCTGGAAGACCTGACCTCGCTCGGGTGCCAGGTGCTCGGCGTACTGCCGCGCATAGAGACGCTGCGGGACACGGCGCTGCTGCGGCGGCGCGCGTGGGCCATGGGCATCACGGCGGTGATCCTCCTGCTGGTGTCGGTGCTGGCGCTGGCCGAGTATCTCGGCTTTCACGGTGTGGATTCGTTGTTTGCACGCATCCGGGCCAGTCTTTTCAACAGCATCTGA
- a CDS encoding XrtA-associated tyrosine autokinase yields MSRIEEALERARREQQRPAEGGSGPPSGPLLPALIPTVPPPFRESTPPPDAQAESPRRQVRLDSKLIAAAGFGSPLGEEYRKLKERIVHMARRGGSMNMFMVTSSVMGEGKTLVSANLAISLAQEFDSTVLLVDADLRAPSSHLLFGVDTSPGLSECLLDNVPLSQALVPTGVGRLSFLPAGRQLQNPGELFASSRMEIMLQEMKRRYSDRYIIIDTAPVLPFAETRILSRIVDGVLLVARENMASVDGLRSTFEAIEGANVLGVVYNDASRVSWPSYPGYGDRYGLACGYGRRDHLGNP; encoded by the coding sequence ATGAGCAGAATCGAGGAAGCGCTCGAACGGGCGCGCAGGGAACAACAAAGACCAGCCGAAGGGGGAAGCGGGCCGCCTTCCGGGCCGCTATTGCCGGCGCTCATCCCCACGGTTCCTCCGCCCTTCCGGGAATCCACGCCCCCCCCTGACGCGCAGGCCGAGTCGCCCCGCAGGCAGGTGCGGCTGGACTCCAAGCTCATCGCGGCCGCAGGCTTCGGGTCTCCCCTGGGCGAAGAATACCGCAAGCTCAAGGAGCGGATCGTGCACATGGCCAGGCGCGGCGGCTCCATGAACATGTTCATGGTCACAAGCTCGGTCATGGGCGAAGGCAAGACGCTTGTCTCGGCCAACCTTGCCATCAGCCTTGCCCAGGAATTCGACAGCACGGTGCTGCTCGTCGATGCCGATCTGCGCGCGCCGAGCAGCCACCTTCTGTTCGGCGTGGATACCTCGCCGGGGCTTTCCGAGTGCCTGCTGGACAATGTTCCCCTCAGCCAGGCGCTGGTTCCCACCGGGGTGGGACGGTTGTCGTTCCTGCCCGCCGGGCGGCAGTTGCAGAACCCAGGAGAGTTGTTCGCTTCTTCGCGCATGGAGATCATGCTTCAGGAGATGAAGCGTCGTTATTCCGACCGCTACATCATCATCGACACCGCACCGGTGCTGCCCTTTGCGGAAACGCGCATCCTGAGCCGCATCGTGGACGGGGTACTGCTGGTGGCGCGGGAGAACATGGCCTCGGTGGACGGGTTGCGCAGCACGTTCGAGGCCATCGAAGGGGCCAACGTGCTTGGTGTCGTCTACAACGACGCAAGCCGTGTCTCGTGGCCGAGCTACCCCGGCTACGGCGACAGGTATGGCCTGGCCTGCGGCTATGGCCGGCGCGACCACCTTGGCAACCCGTAA
- a CDS encoding XrtA/PEP-CTERM system-associated ATPase → MYTEYFRFRAKPFELLPNPDFLYPSKAHRKAIAYLEYGLLERAGFILLTGEVGAGKTTLIRDLLKRTTGNVPMSKVFNTCVDATQLVAMINDDFGLETQGRDKVTMLRDLNSYLIEQFAARKHPVLIIDEAQNLPPEVLEELRMLSNLETDNAKLLQIILVGQPELRDRIRSPQLIQLRQRILVQCHLSPLTAEETAEYVLFRLERAGNRDALQWGPDVLDMIHKATRGVPRLVNILCGYALLDAYAADRRHVAAEMLDDLLKSMDFERQFWPTAEAMPDADATVGVSPAGAALPPAVTSPRLSPALQRVSALLSGVLQRVGELEQAQARAGEDAHLQLAERQRSLEHRVVQLAECVERMNLGQALQQVQVTREVAPSVERKPARRQGWIRRWLAGG, encoded by the coding sequence GTGTACACGGAATATTTCCGGTTTCGCGCGAAGCCGTTCGAACTGCTGCCGAACCCGGACTTCCTGTATCCGAGCAAGGCCCATCGGAAGGCCATCGCCTACCTTGAGTACGGGCTGCTGGAGAGAGCCGGATTCATTCTGCTGACCGGCGAGGTTGGTGCGGGCAAGACGACGCTCATTCGCGACCTGCTCAAGCGCACCACGGGTAACGTCCCCATGTCGAAGGTGTTCAACACCTGCGTGGACGCGACGCAACTGGTGGCCATGATCAACGATGATTTCGGGCTTGAGACGCAAGGCAGGGACAAGGTGACCATGCTGCGCGACCTGAATTCCTATCTCATCGAGCAGTTCGCCGCGCGAAAGCACCCCGTGCTGATCATCGACGAGGCGCAAAACCTGCCCCCCGAGGTGCTTGAGGAACTGCGCATGCTGTCGAATCTGGAGACGGACAACGCCAAGCTGCTTCAGATCATACTCGTCGGGCAGCCAGAGTTGCGCGACCGCATTCGTTCCCCGCAGCTTATCCAGTTGCGGCAACGCATTCTGGTGCAGTGCCATCTTTCGCCGCTCACTGCCGAGGAGACTGCGGAATATGTCCTCTTTCGGCTTGAACGCGCCGGCAACCGCGATGCGTTGCAGTGGGGGCCGGATGTCCTGGACATGATCCACAAGGCCACCCGCGGAGTGCCCCGCCTGGTCAACATCCTGTGCGGGTATGCCTTGCTTGATGCCTATGCCGCCGACCGCAGGCATGTGGCGGCGGAAATGCTGGACGACCTGCTGAAATCCATGGATTTCGAGCGCCAGTTCTGGCCCACGGCGGAAGCCATGCCCGATGCGGACGCCACGGTCGGCGTTTCTCCGGCCGGGGCAGCGCTGCCGCCAGCGGTCACCTCGCCCCGGCTTTCGCCCGCGTTGCAGCGGGTCAGCGCGCTGCTTTCCGGTGTGTTGCAACGGGTGGGCGAGTTGGAGCAGGCGCAGGCGCGCGCGGGCGAGGATGCGCACCTGCAACTGGCCGAGCGCCAGCGGTCGCTTGAACACCGTGTGGTGCAACTGGCCGAGTGCGTCGAACGGATGAACCTTGGCCAGGCGTTGCAGCAGGTGCAGGTAACGCGCGAAGTGGCGCCTTCGGTGGAGCGCAAGCCCGCGCGGCGGCAGGGGTGGATACGGCGGTGGCTTGCGGGCGGGTAG